A window from Candidatus Nitrospira neomarina encodes these proteins:
- a CDS encoding integrase core domain-containing protein, with translation MIDGHDREMIGYEFALRGRAKEAERVIESACLARCGTVRPGGMTPVLRRDNGLIFQRRRFRQAFRGYRLQQKFITSYTPEKNGLIERFFQSLKEECVWQHHFEGFEEARPTITRWIRWCNAECPH, from the coding sequence GTGATTGATGGTCATGATCGAGAGATGATCGGGTATGAGTTTGCCTTGCGAGGGAGAGCCAAGGAAGCCGAACGCGTGATTGAATCAGCCTGTCTCGCACGTTGTGGTACCGTGCGTCCTGGGGGAATGACTCCGGTACTCCGCAGAGATAATGGTTTGATCTTTCAGCGTCGGCGGTTCCGCCAAGCCTTTCGAGGCTATCGACTACAACAAAAATTTATCACGTCTTATACGCCGGAAAAGAATGGTCTCATTGAACGCTTTTTTCAGAGTCTCAAAGAGGAATGTGTGTGGCAACACCACTTTGAGGGATTTGAGGAGGCCCGGCCGACGATCACACGATGGATCCGCTGGTGCAACGCGGAGTGTCCGCATTAA
- a CDS encoding fibronectin type III domain-containing protein, translating to MEIFSRNMGHKRYLRGISPLIHAFSLLLCSLLLFGIVFPQETNAGILDNLKAGEWYEVPNSKIRALVPSPIAPGNGPENIILAWNSGAYDTKRDRYLVTGGGHNDYGGNEIYAFNMNTLAWSIAHPQSPNIPAINGPCSEIYPDGKPAQRHTYDGLEYLPNVDKFWMHGGSLHCGTGSSSQATWMLDFNTLQWQQKAKLPYDSRLEMVTAFDPSSGHVFMAGQNSWQNLLEYDPISDKWTVRSNASLGGPQTATIDSKRRLFVSIGGGNVFAYNLNNSGIIQRQTLSTSGATNMVSANYPGVDYDPVSDRIVAWHGGANVYTLNMDTLVWTKHITTNSVIPTSAPHQGTFNRWRYVPSKNVFIVVNSIDENVYIYKLSTSGNTPTPPPPSSDTTPPSIPSALSGSAISSTQINLSWTASTDNVGVAGYKVFRNGTQVNTPSSSTTYLDTGLTPSTSYSYMVSAFDLAGNNSVKSTAISVATNNSTSTVPPPTGQINIPTGVFVALDYPDAAPIGIQNSKHVTWAHNPIDGRLYSMGGDFGPGDYPSSYRQDMYSLSISDRWANKQNRNAGWRQEYPYCGPDGGIQPKSPDFVGWTWDSTRKVFWMVPGTMVTPVQPSCPGRTTNPATDEPKFKFNHIMTFNPAEPNLTKRWLDWGEDTTPHRGEKWMSIYDAKTDTIIRFGVNQFVDIYDVKTRTWSSFSHGNNAVGDTVRIFNAALSVDFKKRVIFAVDEIAGRLMRWNMDAKTMTDLGPVPDGPIELSLNSSYSAWDSINNVLFFLHPGTLGFHVYHPETKSWETPAMVTDPPGLHPDVKHAIVFDPYQNVLAFLGNRDDANPYIYLYRYAAGGSNPGPGDTIPPSPPTQLKLTIIQN from the coding sequence ATGGAAATATTCTCGAGAAACATGGGTCACAAAAGGTATTTAAGAGGAATATCCCCTTTAATACACGCTTTCTCTCTTCTGCTCTGTTCGCTCCTTCTCTTTGGCATTGTCTTTCCACAGGAGACAAATGCGGGGATTCTTGACAACCTTAAAGCCGGTGAATGGTATGAAGTGCCAAATTCTAAAATTAGAGCCCTAGTTCCAAGTCCAATAGCGCCAGGAAATGGGCCTGAAAACATTATCCTTGCCTGGAATAGTGGAGCCTATGACACCAAACGTGACAGATATCTCGTCACCGGTGGTGGGCATAATGATTACGGCGGTAATGAGATTTATGCATTTAATATGAATACATTGGCATGGTCCATTGCTCACCCACAATCACCAAATATTCCAGCAATAAATGGTCCCTGCAGTGAAATCTATCCGGATGGGAAACCCGCCCAGCGACATACCTATGATGGGCTGGAATATCTCCCGAATGTCGATAAATTCTGGATGCATGGTGGTTCTCTTCATTGTGGAACCGGTAGTTCTAGTCAAGCCACATGGATGCTTGATTTCAACACATTACAATGGCAACAAAAGGCTAAACTGCCGTATGATTCTCGACTTGAAATGGTCACGGCCTTTGATCCCTCCTCTGGTCATGTTTTTATGGCTGGACAAAATAGTTGGCAAAATCTATTAGAATACGACCCGATTTCTGATAAATGGACGGTGAGAAGTAATGCTTCTTTAGGCGGGCCCCAAACAGCAACTATTGATTCTAAACGAAGGCTGTTTGTTTCTATCGGTGGGGGTAATGTTTTTGCCTATAATCTAAATAATTCAGGAATTATTCAACGCCAAACTCTTTCTACCTCAGGTGCCACCAATATGGTCTCGGCCAATTACCCGGGCGTCGATTATGATCCCGTGAGTGACAGGATTGTTGCATGGCATGGCGGAGCAAATGTCTATACCCTAAACATGGATACTCTCGTCTGGACAAAGCATATAACAACAAATTCTGTGATACCCACATCAGCCCCACATCAAGGTACGTTCAATCGCTGGCGCTATGTTCCCTCCAAGAATGTCTTTATTGTAGTGAACAGCATTGATGAAAATGTCTATATTTATAAATTGAGTACCTCAGGCAATACCCCCACCCCTCCCCCTCCTTCGTCGGACACCACACCTCCTTCCATACCAAGTGCGCTTTCCGGTTCGGCGATTTCGTCAACACAGATAAATCTCTCGTGGACTGCCTCAACAGACAATGTAGGAGTTGCAGGCTACAAGGTATTTAGAAACGGCACACAAGTTAATACACCATCATCCAGTACAACCTACCTTGATACTGGACTTACTCCATCAACTTCATATAGCTACATGGTCTCCGCCTTTGACCTAGCAGGAAATAACTCTGTTAAGTCGACGGCGATAAGCGTAGCAACAAACAATAGCACCTCAACGGTACCTCCTCCAACAGGACAGATTAATATCCCAACAGGTGTATTCGTGGCACTGGACTATCCAGATGCTGCTCCGATTGGAATTCAAAACTCCAAACATGTGACGTGGGCCCATAACCCTATTGATGGGCGACTCTATTCCATGGGAGGAGATTTTGGACCCGGTGATTATCCGAGCTCCTATAGACAAGATATGTATTCATTATCAATCTCAGACCGTTGGGCAAATAAACAAAATCGAAATGCGGGATGGCGGCAGGAATATCCCTATTGTGGCCCGGACGGAGGCATTCAACCAAAATCACCAGATTTTGTTGGTTGGACGTGGGATTCAACACGAAAAGTGTTTTGGATGGTGCCAGGCACAATGGTCACTCCTGTCCAGCCTTCCTGTCCTGGGCGAACCACTAACCCTGCAACTGATGAGCCAAAATTCAAATTTAATCATATTATGACCTTTAACCCCGCTGAGCCCAATCTCACTAAGCGGTGGCTCGATTGGGGAGAAGACACTACTCCGCACCGTGGAGAGAAATGGATGAGTATCTATGATGCCAAGACAGACACCATTATCCGCTTTGGGGTCAATCAATTTGTTGACATTTATGATGTAAAAACTCGAACTTGGTCAAGCTTCTCTCATGGAAACAATGCCGTTGGTGATACCGTCCGGATTTTTAACGCCGCACTTTCTGTAGATTTTAAGAAACGTGTAATTTTCGCTGTTGACGAAATTGCAGGTCGTCTAATGCGTTGGAATATGGATGCTAAAACCATGACCGACCTTGGGCCGGTGCCAGATGGCCCTATTGAGTTATCGCTAAATTCGTCTTACTCAGCCTGGGACAGCATAAATAATGTGCTCTTTTTTCTTCATCCCGGTACACTAGGATTCCATGTGTATCATCCGGAAACCAAATCATGGGAAACACCTGCCATGGTTACTGATCCTCCTGGACTCCATCCTGATGTAAAGCATGCAATAGTATTTGACCCATATCAGAATGTCCTAGCTTTTCTGGGAAACCGGGATGATGCAAATCCCTATATATACCTTTATCGTTATGCAGCGGGAGGAAGTAACCCCGGTCCTGGGGATACCATCCCTCCGAGTCCCCCAACACAACTAAAACTTACAATTATCCAAAACTGA
- a CDS encoding IS3 family transposase — translation MSKLAKRLIMQLHALIQEHPTYGYLRLWALLRYREGLAINRKAVYRVLLILQWLVHQRTRTPRPRAHRLRSRTPQSDQRWAMDMTHIPCGQDG, via the coding sequence ATCTCCAAACTCGCCAAGCGTTTAATCATGCAACTGCACGCACTCATTCAGGAGCATCCGACCTATGGCTACCTCCGGCTGTGGGCGTTGTTGCGGTATCGAGAGGGACTGGCGATCAATAGGAAAGCGGTGTATCGCGTCTTACTGATACTACAATGGCTGGTGCATCAACGAACCCGCACGCCTCGCCCTCGGGCCCACCGATTGAGGAGTCGCACTCCTCAGAGTGATCAGCGGTGGGCCATGGATATGACGCATATTCCGTGTGGACAGGATGGCTGA
- a CDS encoding transposase, producing the protein MGNKRVRHSAEFKAKVALEALKGLTTVNELAGQYQVHPRQISQWKRQVQGGARELFTGARGKSAQDSEAVHAKLYKEIGRLKMELDWIKKLPGSVDVKRQWIVPGHPQLSIRRQCE; encoded by the coding sequence ATGGGGAACAAACGGGTCAGGCACAGTGCTGAATTTAAAGCCAAGGTGGCTCTTGAAGCCTTGAAGGGGCTGACGACCGTCAACGAGTTGGCCGGGCAGTATCAGGTGCATCCGAGGCAGATCAGCCAATGGAAGCGGCAAGTGCAAGGGGGAGCACGCGAACTTTTTACCGGCGCTCGTGGGAAAAGCGCCCAAGACTCCGAAGCCGTTCATGCGAAACTGTACAAAGAAATCGGTCGCTTGAAGATGGAGTTGGATTGGATAAAAAAACTGCCGGGCTCGGTTGACGTCAAACGGCAGTGGATTGTGCCAGGCCATCCGCAGCTGAGTATTCGACGGCAATGTGAGTGA
- a CDS encoding IS3 family transposase, translated as MRHLDQQYTRTPFYGSRRMAIYLNGVDYEVNRMRVQRLMRLMGLEGVAPGPHTSRPHPAHTIYPYLLRGLVIDRPNQVWCTDVTYIPVVLP; from the coding sequence ATGCGACACCTTGATCAGCAATATACTCGGACGCCCTTTTACGGCAGCCGACGGATGGCTATCTATCTGAATGGCGTCGACTATGAGGTGAATCGCATGCGTGTGCAGCGCCTCATGCGACTGATGGGCTTGGAAGGGGTGGCTCCTGGTCCACACACGAGCCGCCCGCATCCGGCTCACACCATCTATCCCTATTTGCTGCGGGGCCTGGTGATTGATCGGCCGAACCAGGTGTGGTGCACGGATGTGACGTATATTCCTGTAGTGCTCCCCTGA